The following proteins are co-located in the Silene latifolia isolate original U9 population chromosome 1, ASM4854445v1, whole genome shotgun sequence genome:
- the LOC141613379 gene encoding phosphoinositide phosphatase SAC2-like isoform X3 — MNNGREGEVNVLKEMGSEIQVVDSRHGNDGVNRVLMEEVGGVGGGGELEAVTPYYLDKFTLFETPSHFYVIGRDKERLRWRVLKIGRLEPSELVIFEDPTIYSYPQCKLLLEDIHEVNKLSGGRKFVTNCYGIAGFVKFLGPYYILLITERKVIGKICGHTIYAISKYKMIPIPHSNGLSHTDNTERENRYKKLMWLVDIRKDFFFSYTYPIMQNLQTNLSQNDIRQSTDRKMFVWNEYLTRQIRNHLKNTLWTVALVHGFFKQVELSARGKNFLLSLIARRSCQFAGTRYQKRGVNDEGQAANDVEIEQIVSQEGNSDRPYKITSAVQNRGSIPVIWSQKPSLWNAKPEILFSERNLGYAATQLFVRKLRLRYGNPIILLNLLKSSGKNRREAVLGHEFHKAVDYINMNLNEEYRLNLLSMDLDAAFKTKDADVLKILKVDALSALRQIGLFSCQIPEPINFKTSRDVSHLWINGDSAFSKNSDYSDSYSVNATQKGILRTNCLDSLDRTNAAQYVYSLVALGHQLYELGLIESPELDFKDNLASKLMSLFEALGDAIAQQYGGSAAHSKVFAKTRGQCKASTVFQELFKSLQRHISNTFLDFDKQEAIDLFLGHCQPDGGQPAPQEINVVRKCTSQRRESMYTERASRSKLKRSQSDSEVHYEDSSVLGEQSEIASTDSDMSDYRDTASVSSVGLPTYIDKLWQGSLFNDAKEVESLGWNGSSKDYEEDPPDDRWLMLNSPDSLSSGGYSLSRNSSVRLLR, encoded by the exons ATGAATAATGGAAGAGAAGGAGAAGTGAATGTTTTGAAAGAAATGGGTTCAGAGATTCAAGTTGTTGATAGCCGTCACGGCAACGACGGCGTAAATCGGGTTTTAATGGAGGAAGTTGGAGGagtaggaggaggaggagaattAGAGGCAGTTACACCTTATTATTTGGACAAGTTTACTCTTTTTGAGACACCTTCT CATTTTTATGTTATCGGTAGAGATAAAGAAAGATTACGTTGGAGAGTGCTGAAGATTGGTAGGTTAGAGCCTTCAGAGCTGGTTATCTTTGAGGATCCTACAATATATTCATATCCTCAATGCAAACTTCTGTTAGAAGACATACATGAAGTCAACAAATTGTCTGGTGGACGTAAATTTGTTACCAACTGCTATGGTATCGCGG GATTTGTCAAGTTCTTGGGACCTTATTATATCCTTCTCATCACAGAGAGGAAGGTGATTGGGAAGATTTGTGGTCATACGATTTATGCCATTTCGAAATATAAAATGATCCCGATTCCTCATTCTAATGGTTTGTCACACACTGACAACACTGAAAGAGAAAACAG GTATAAGAAGCTTATGTGGCTGGTGGATATTAGGAAGGATTTCTTCTTCAGTTACACCTACCCCATCATGCAAAACTTACAGACGAATTTGAGCCAAAATGATATAAGGCAATCCACTGATAGAAAAATGTTCGTCTGGAATGAGTACTTAACTCGTCAGATCCGTAACCACTTGAAGAACACTCTTTGGACAGTTGCGctggtgcatggattttttaaaCAG GTTGAGCTATCGGCTAGAGGAAAGAATTTCCTTTTATCACTCATCGCAAGGAGATCATGTCAGTTTGCCGGTACCAG GTATCAGAAAAGGGGTGTTAATGATGAAGGTCAAGCTGCAAATGATGTTGAGATTGAGCAGATTGTTAGTCAAGAGGGTAACAGCGACAGGCCTTACAAAATTACTTCGGCTGTTCAGAACCGGGGTTCAATACCAGTTATCTGGTCTCAGAAACCTTCTTTGTGGAATGCCAAGCCGGAAATTTTAT TTTCAGAGAGGAATCTGGGCTATGCAGCCACACAACTTTTTGTTCGAAAACTACGCCTGAGATATGGAAACCCCATAATTCTCTTGAATTTGCTTAAG TCAAGTGGAAAGAATCGTCGAGAAGCTGTTCTTGGTCATGAATTTCATAAAGCTGttgattatattaacatgaacttGAATGAAGAATATCGTTTGAATTTGCTGAGTATGGACCTTGATGCGGCATTTAAGAC TAAAGATGCTGATGTGTTGAAAATACTAAAAGTTGATGCCTTGAGTGCACTGAGGCAGATCGGATTGTTTTCCTGTCAAATCCCGGAACCTATAAATTTCAAGACCTCCCGTGACGTGTCCCACCTATG GATTAATGGCGATAGTGCCTTTTCAAAGAACTCCGACTACAGTGATAGCTACAGTGTTAATGCAACCCAGAAAGGAATCCTGAGAACCAACTGCCTGGATTCTTTGGACCGAACAAATGCCGCTCAGTATGTGTACAGCTTGGTTGCTCTTGGTCATCAGTTATATGAACTAGGGTTAATTGAATCACCGGAACTGGACTTCAAGGACAATTTAGCATCTAAACTAATGAGTCTTTTTGAGGCTCTCGGTGATGCCATAGCGCAACAATATGGTGGTTCTGCGGCACATAGTAAG GTATTCGCCAAGACTAGAGGTCAATGCAAAGCATCAACCGTTTTCCAGGAGTTATTCAAAAGCCTGCAGAGGCATATAAGCAATACTTTCTTGGATTTTGACAAGCAGGAAGCTATTGATTT ATTCCTCGGACATTGTCAACCGGATGGTGGACAACCAGCTCCACAGGAAATTAATGTGGTTCGGAAATGTACTAGCCAAAGACGTGAATCTATGTACACTGAAAGGGCTTCCAG GTCAAAATTGAAGAGATCACAATCAGACAGTGAAGTTCACTACGAGGACTCATCCGTTTTGGGCGAGCAATCAGAAATTGCAAGCACTGATAGTGATATGTCGGATTACAG GGATACTGCATCTGTTTCTTCTGTGGGATTACCGACATATATCGATAAACTTTGGCAGGGAAGTCTCTTCAATGATGCTAAAGAAGTTGAATCGCTGGGCTGGAATGGATCCTCCAAAGATTACGAGGAGGATCCGCCTGATGACAG ATGGCTCATGTTAAACTCTCCGGATAGCTTATCAAGTGGTGGCTACTCCCTTTCAAGGAATTCTTCAGTTCGACTACTCAGGTAG
- the LOC141613379 gene encoding phosphoinositide phosphatase SAC2-like isoform X2 — protein sequence MNNGREGEVNVLKEMGSEIQVVDSRHGNDGVNRVLMEEVGGVGGGGELEAVTPYYLDKFTLFETPSHFYVIGRDKERLRWRVLKIGRLEPSELVIFEDPTIYSYPQCKLLLEDIHEVNKLSGGRKFVTNCYGIAGFVKFLGPYYILLITERKVIGKICGHTIYAISKYKMIPIPHSNGLSHTDNTERENRYKKLMWLVDIRKDFFFSYTYPIMQNLQTNLSQNDIRQSTDRKMFVWNEYLTRQIRNHLKNTLWTVALVHGFFKQVELSARGKNFLLSLIARRSCQFAGTRYQKRGVNDEGQAANDVEIEQIVSQEGNSDRPYKITSAVQNRGSIPVIWSQKPSLWNAKPEILFSERNLGYAATQLFVRKLRLRYGNPIILLNLLKSSGKNRREAVLGHEFHKAVDYINMNLNEEYRLNLLSMDLDAAFKTKDADVLKILKVDALSALRQIGLFSCQIPEPINFKTSRDVSHLWINGDSAFSKNSDYSDSYSVNATQKGILRTNCLDSLDRTNAAQYVYSLVALGHQLYELGLIESPELDFKDNLASKLMSLFEALGDAIAQQYGGSAAHSKVFAKTRGQCKASTVFQELFKSLQRHISNTFLDFDKQEAIDLFLGHCQPDGGQPAPQEINVVRKCTSQRRESMYTERASRSKLKRSQSDSEVHYEDSSVLGEQSEIASTDSDMSDYRDTASVSSVGLPTYIDKLWQGSLFNDAKEVESLGWNGSSKDYEEDPPDDRKRSLKLTLFGNQHHKRTI from the exons ATGAATAATGGAAGAGAAGGAGAAGTGAATGTTTTGAAAGAAATGGGTTCAGAGATTCAAGTTGTTGATAGCCGTCACGGCAACGACGGCGTAAATCGGGTTTTAATGGAGGAAGTTGGAGGagtaggaggaggaggagaattAGAGGCAGTTACACCTTATTATTTGGACAAGTTTACTCTTTTTGAGACACCTTCT CATTTTTATGTTATCGGTAGAGATAAAGAAAGATTACGTTGGAGAGTGCTGAAGATTGGTAGGTTAGAGCCTTCAGAGCTGGTTATCTTTGAGGATCCTACAATATATTCATATCCTCAATGCAAACTTCTGTTAGAAGACATACATGAAGTCAACAAATTGTCTGGTGGACGTAAATTTGTTACCAACTGCTATGGTATCGCGG GATTTGTCAAGTTCTTGGGACCTTATTATATCCTTCTCATCACAGAGAGGAAGGTGATTGGGAAGATTTGTGGTCATACGATTTATGCCATTTCGAAATATAAAATGATCCCGATTCCTCATTCTAATGGTTTGTCACACACTGACAACACTGAAAGAGAAAACAG GTATAAGAAGCTTATGTGGCTGGTGGATATTAGGAAGGATTTCTTCTTCAGTTACACCTACCCCATCATGCAAAACTTACAGACGAATTTGAGCCAAAATGATATAAGGCAATCCACTGATAGAAAAATGTTCGTCTGGAATGAGTACTTAACTCGTCAGATCCGTAACCACTTGAAGAACACTCTTTGGACAGTTGCGctggtgcatggattttttaaaCAG GTTGAGCTATCGGCTAGAGGAAAGAATTTCCTTTTATCACTCATCGCAAGGAGATCATGTCAGTTTGCCGGTACCAG GTATCAGAAAAGGGGTGTTAATGATGAAGGTCAAGCTGCAAATGATGTTGAGATTGAGCAGATTGTTAGTCAAGAGGGTAACAGCGACAGGCCTTACAAAATTACTTCGGCTGTTCAGAACCGGGGTTCAATACCAGTTATCTGGTCTCAGAAACCTTCTTTGTGGAATGCCAAGCCGGAAATTTTAT TTTCAGAGAGGAATCTGGGCTATGCAGCCACACAACTTTTTGTTCGAAAACTACGCCTGAGATATGGAAACCCCATAATTCTCTTGAATTTGCTTAAG TCAAGTGGAAAGAATCGTCGAGAAGCTGTTCTTGGTCATGAATTTCATAAAGCTGttgattatattaacatgaacttGAATGAAGAATATCGTTTGAATTTGCTGAGTATGGACCTTGATGCGGCATTTAAGAC TAAAGATGCTGATGTGTTGAAAATACTAAAAGTTGATGCCTTGAGTGCACTGAGGCAGATCGGATTGTTTTCCTGTCAAATCCCGGAACCTATAAATTTCAAGACCTCCCGTGACGTGTCCCACCTATG GATTAATGGCGATAGTGCCTTTTCAAAGAACTCCGACTACAGTGATAGCTACAGTGTTAATGCAACCCAGAAAGGAATCCTGAGAACCAACTGCCTGGATTCTTTGGACCGAACAAATGCCGCTCAGTATGTGTACAGCTTGGTTGCTCTTGGTCATCAGTTATATGAACTAGGGTTAATTGAATCACCGGAACTGGACTTCAAGGACAATTTAGCATCTAAACTAATGAGTCTTTTTGAGGCTCTCGGTGATGCCATAGCGCAACAATATGGTGGTTCTGCGGCACATAGTAAG GTATTCGCCAAGACTAGAGGTCAATGCAAAGCATCAACCGTTTTCCAGGAGTTATTCAAAAGCCTGCAGAGGCATATAAGCAATACTTTCTTGGATTTTGACAAGCAGGAAGCTATTGATTT ATTCCTCGGACATTGTCAACCGGATGGTGGACAACCAGCTCCACAGGAAATTAATGTGGTTCGGAAATGTACTAGCCAAAGACGTGAATCTATGTACACTGAAAGGGCTTCCAG GTCAAAATTGAAGAGATCACAATCAGACAGTGAAGTTCACTACGAGGACTCATCCGTTTTGGGCGAGCAATCAGAAATTGCAAGCACTGATAGTGATATGTCGGATTACAG GGATACTGCATCTGTTTCTTCTGTGGGATTACCGACATATATCGATAAACTTTGGCAGGGAAGTCTCTTCAATGATGCTAAAGAAGTTGAATCGCTGGGCTGGAATGGATCCTCCAAAGATTACGAGGAGGATCCGCCTGATGACAG AAAACGTTCGTTAAAGTTGACATTGTTTGGCAATCAACACCATAAAAGGACAATATAA
- the LOC141613379 gene encoding phosphoinositide phosphatase SAC2-like isoform X1 codes for MNNGREGEVNVLKEMGSEIQVVDSRHGNDGVNRVLMEEVGGVGGGGELEAVTPYYLDKFTLFETPSHFYVIGRDKERLRWRVLKIGRLEPSELVIFEDPTIYSYPQCKLLLEDIHEVNKLSGGRKFVTNCYGIAGFVKFLGPYYILLITERKVIGKICGHTIYAISKYKMIPIPHSNGLSHTDNTERENRYKKLMWLVDIRKDFFFSYTYPIMQNLQTNLSQNDIRQSTDRKMFVWNEYLTRQIRNHLKNTLWTVALVHGFFKQVELSARGKNFLLSLIARRSCQFAGTRYQKRGVNDEGQAANDVEIEQIVSQEGNSDRPYKITSAVQNRGSIPVIWSQKPSLWNAKPEILFSERNLGYAATQLFVRKLRLRYGNPIILLNLLKSSGKNRREAVLGHEFHKAVDYINMNLNEEYRLNLLSMDLDAAFKTKDADVLKILKVDALSALRQIGLFSCQIPEPINFKTSRDVSHLWINGDSAFSKNSDYSDSYSVNATQKGILRTNCLDSLDRTNAAQYVYSLVALGHQLYELGLIESPELDFKDNLASKLMSLFEALGDAIAQQYGGSAAHSKVFAKTRGQCKASTVFQELFKSLQRHISNTFLDFDKQEAIDLFLGHCQPDGGQPAPQEINVVRKCTSQRRESMYTERASRSKLKRSQSDSEVHYEDSSVLGEQSEIASTDSDMSDYRDTASVSSVGLPTYIDKLWQGSLFNDAKEVESLGWNGSSKDYEEDPPDDSRWLMLNSPDSLSSGGYSLSRNSSVRLLR; via the exons ATGAATAATGGAAGAGAAGGAGAAGTGAATGTTTTGAAAGAAATGGGTTCAGAGATTCAAGTTGTTGATAGCCGTCACGGCAACGACGGCGTAAATCGGGTTTTAATGGAGGAAGTTGGAGGagtaggaggaggaggagaattAGAGGCAGTTACACCTTATTATTTGGACAAGTTTACTCTTTTTGAGACACCTTCT CATTTTTATGTTATCGGTAGAGATAAAGAAAGATTACGTTGGAGAGTGCTGAAGATTGGTAGGTTAGAGCCTTCAGAGCTGGTTATCTTTGAGGATCCTACAATATATTCATATCCTCAATGCAAACTTCTGTTAGAAGACATACATGAAGTCAACAAATTGTCTGGTGGACGTAAATTTGTTACCAACTGCTATGGTATCGCGG GATTTGTCAAGTTCTTGGGACCTTATTATATCCTTCTCATCACAGAGAGGAAGGTGATTGGGAAGATTTGTGGTCATACGATTTATGCCATTTCGAAATATAAAATGATCCCGATTCCTCATTCTAATGGTTTGTCACACACTGACAACACTGAAAGAGAAAACAG GTATAAGAAGCTTATGTGGCTGGTGGATATTAGGAAGGATTTCTTCTTCAGTTACACCTACCCCATCATGCAAAACTTACAGACGAATTTGAGCCAAAATGATATAAGGCAATCCACTGATAGAAAAATGTTCGTCTGGAATGAGTACTTAACTCGTCAGATCCGTAACCACTTGAAGAACACTCTTTGGACAGTTGCGctggtgcatggattttttaaaCAG GTTGAGCTATCGGCTAGAGGAAAGAATTTCCTTTTATCACTCATCGCAAGGAGATCATGTCAGTTTGCCGGTACCAG GTATCAGAAAAGGGGTGTTAATGATGAAGGTCAAGCTGCAAATGATGTTGAGATTGAGCAGATTGTTAGTCAAGAGGGTAACAGCGACAGGCCTTACAAAATTACTTCGGCTGTTCAGAACCGGGGTTCAATACCAGTTATCTGGTCTCAGAAACCTTCTTTGTGGAATGCCAAGCCGGAAATTTTAT TTTCAGAGAGGAATCTGGGCTATGCAGCCACACAACTTTTTGTTCGAAAACTACGCCTGAGATATGGAAACCCCATAATTCTCTTGAATTTGCTTAAG TCAAGTGGAAAGAATCGTCGAGAAGCTGTTCTTGGTCATGAATTTCATAAAGCTGttgattatattaacatgaacttGAATGAAGAATATCGTTTGAATTTGCTGAGTATGGACCTTGATGCGGCATTTAAGAC TAAAGATGCTGATGTGTTGAAAATACTAAAAGTTGATGCCTTGAGTGCACTGAGGCAGATCGGATTGTTTTCCTGTCAAATCCCGGAACCTATAAATTTCAAGACCTCCCGTGACGTGTCCCACCTATG GATTAATGGCGATAGTGCCTTTTCAAAGAACTCCGACTACAGTGATAGCTACAGTGTTAATGCAACCCAGAAAGGAATCCTGAGAACCAACTGCCTGGATTCTTTGGACCGAACAAATGCCGCTCAGTATGTGTACAGCTTGGTTGCTCTTGGTCATCAGTTATATGAACTAGGGTTAATTGAATCACCGGAACTGGACTTCAAGGACAATTTAGCATCTAAACTAATGAGTCTTTTTGAGGCTCTCGGTGATGCCATAGCGCAACAATATGGTGGTTCTGCGGCACATAGTAAG GTATTCGCCAAGACTAGAGGTCAATGCAAAGCATCAACCGTTTTCCAGGAGTTATTCAAAAGCCTGCAGAGGCATATAAGCAATACTTTCTTGGATTTTGACAAGCAGGAAGCTATTGATTT ATTCCTCGGACATTGTCAACCGGATGGTGGACAACCAGCTCCACAGGAAATTAATGTGGTTCGGAAATGTACTAGCCAAAGACGTGAATCTATGTACACTGAAAGGGCTTCCAG GTCAAAATTGAAGAGATCACAATCAGACAGTGAAGTTCACTACGAGGACTCATCCGTTTTGGGCGAGCAATCAGAAATTGCAAGCACTGATAGTGATATGTCGGATTACAG GGATACTGCATCTGTTTCTTCTGTGGGATTACCGACATATATCGATAAACTTTGGCAGGGAAGTCTCTTCAATGATGCTAAAGAAGTTGAATCGCTGGGCTGGAATGGATCCTCCAAAGATTACGAGGAGGATCCGCCTGATGACAG CAGATGGCTCATGTTAAACTCTCCGGATAGCTTATCAAGTGGTGGCTACTCCCTTTCAAGGAATTCTTCAGTTCGACTACTCAGGTAG